A genomic region of Fusarium falciforme chromosome 4, complete sequence contains the following coding sequences:
- a CDS encoding Receptor protein-tyrosine kinase translates to MPWARLPTPLRLLLLTALCTSTTSALPASRIFAREDTCGADRVSCNSDLTDLFCCPKDYSCILLAGDTSAMCCPAGRNCNEVRPITCDLRGQDITKYPKAPVMTIITNLELEKCGSMCCPFGYSCEGDSKCVLDKDQSSPPEGAEYPSGSSSGAPSATSPTSSETASASAEPTSTSEPSKASDENQKEDPEEEKKDSGPATTSIVGGVVGGCIILLIIAVVIFLYFRRQKKREGGHGEKGGHFYGGGGSTSSSEASFGNFISEPIVQPNSYRADFILKTPSQNSQVSGGSSSVPQSQFSGAQSQFSGASSSVAQRQFSFSPTPTRVPQGPPRIRISIPNPFDSPNPSPNHKSAQMSPIDDTPVRHGTVRLPPIRAMKASSQVSRRPDSPDLQREPSCESINVFADPSDVVKPRRLTHATTFTDLMDEADLRGVGRGKAYAPGTKPHVPGTTPRI, encoded by the coding sequence ATGCCTTGGGCTCGACTCCCTACAcccctccgcctcctcctcctcacggCGCTCTGCACATCTACAACATCCGCCCTCCCCGCCAGTCGCATCTTTGCCCGCGAGGACACTTGCGGTGCCGACAGGGTCTCTTGCAACAGCGACCTGACCGACCTCTTCTGCTGTCCCAAGGACTACTCATGTATACTCCTCGCCGGTGACACCTCGGCAATGTGCTGCCCGGCGGGCAGGAACTGCAACGAGGTCCGGCCTATTACTTGCGATCTCCGCGGTCAGGATATCACAAAGTACCCCAAGGCTCCTGTCatgaccatcatcaccaacctcgagCTTGAAAAGTGTGGGAGCATGTGCTGTCCCTTTGGCTACTCATGCGAGGGTGACAGCAAGTGTGTCCTAGACAAGGACCAATCTAGCCCTCCAGAGGGCGCAGAGTACCCCAGCGGAAGCTCCTCAGGTGCTCCTAGCGCAACATCACCCACGTCCAGCGAGACGGCCTCTGCTAGCGCCGAGCCCACCTCGACCTCTGAGCCCTCCAAGGCCAGCGATGAGAACCAGAAGGAGGACccagaagaggagaagaaggattcAGGTCCCGCCACAACATCCATCGTCGGCGGCGTCGTCGGCGGctgcatcatcctcctcatcatcgctgtcgtcatcttcctctacTTCCGCCGGCAGAAGAAGCGTGAGGGTGGACATGGCGAGAAGGGCGGTCACTTctacggcggcggcggtagcACCTCGAGCAGCGAGGCCTCGTTCGGCAACTTCATCTCGGAGCCCATCGTCCAGCCAAACTCGTACCGCGCCGACTTTATCCTCAAGACGCCCTCCCAGAACTCGCAGGTCTCCGGCGGCAGCTCCAGCGTCCCGCAGAGCCAGTTCTCAGGGGCCCAGAGCCAGTTCTCGGGTGCCAGCTCTAGCGTTGCTCAGAGGCAATTCTCCTTTTCTCCCACGCCTACACGCGTGCCCCAAGGTCCTCCTCGCATCCGCATCTCCATCCCCAACCCCTTTGACTCTCCCAACCCTTCACCCAACCACAAGTCGGCCCAGATGAGCCCCATCGACGACACGCCCGTCCGCCACGGCACTGTCCGTCTACCGCCCATCCGCGCCATGAAGGCCTCATCACAAGTCAGCCGTCGCCCTGACAGCCCAGACCTCCAGCGCGAGCCCAGCTGCGAGAGCATCAACGTCTTTGCCGACCCCAGCGACGTTGTCAAGCCCCGCCGCCTGACACACGCCACAACCTTTACAGACCTGATGGACGAGGCCGACCTCCGAGGCGTTGGCCGAGGGAAGGCCTACGCGCCCGGGACGAAGCCTCACGTACCGGGGACAACACCAAGAATCTAG